A single Brassica rapa cultivar Chiifu-401-42 chromosome A04, CAAS_Brap_v3.01, whole genome shotgun sequence DNA region contains:
- the LOC103864705 gene encoding protein EARLY FLOWERING 3, with product MKRGKEEEEEKKLEPMFPRLHVNDADKGGGPRAPPRNKMALYEHLTIPSHRFTDHHSSSPRHTNTLFPPPPPPGPSNQPCGVERNLTSQHLDSSASGHVTQMSSMEYVTTSAHRRRDQRKTLREEDDFAVPVYDNDSSTRFQSPGRRNGEKRTTLFGDQAKGSSSSKRHGMDLEKSASGCERVNASFLLRQESTSSRLELDQDGDETGVMETDDGVESHGDPNDVDNDDVSDDSISSVDVSPDEVVGVIGQKRFWRARKAIANQQRIFAVQLFELHRLIKVQRLIASSSDVLLDEISYLGNVPVKKLLPSEFIVKPPPLPHATKHRRGDPEKTDQDKMECSAENVVGKLSNQGQQHQPSNYMPFASNPPTAVNGCYYPPPPSGGNQQWLIPVMSPSEGLIYKPHPGPGPPVCGGYYGHFMPAPMMMGSFMGGGPPPFHPGVGNGYFPPYGMMNPYGSGHQQQQQPSEQMNQFVHPVNTQQQISVNEAISQQQPTKSYPRARKSRQRSTGSSPRGPEGISDTNSFRPLSVVDDDDNNEPEQMMTTTTTTTRTTVTQTTRDGGAVTRVIKVVPHNAKLASENAARIFRSIQEERKHYDSFSNHS from the exons GGAACCAATGTTTCCTCGACTTCATGTGAACGATGCAGACAAAGGAGGAGGACCTCGTGCTCCTCCTAGAAACAAGATGGCTCTCTATGAGCACCTCACCATCCCTTCTCACAGGTTTACTGATCATCATAGTTCCTCGCCACGTCACACCAACACTCtctttcctcctcctcctcctcctggaCCATCTAACCAG CCTTGTGGGGTGGAGAGAAACTTGACTTCCCAGCATCTTGATTCTTCAGCTTCTGGCCATGTAACCCAAATGTCCTCCATGGAATATGTGACAACTTCAGCACATCGTCGTCGTGATCAAAGGAAAACGCTAAGAGAGGAAGATGATTTTGCGGTTCCTGTATATGATAATGATAGCTCAACAAGATTTCAGTCTCCTGGTAGAAGAAACGGTGAAAAACGCACCACTTTGTTTGGAGACCAGGCTAAGGGTAGTAGTAGCAGCAAAAGGCATGGAATGGATCTTGAAAAGTCAGCATCGGGTTGTGAAAGAGTTAATGCTTCCTTCTTGTTGAGACAAGAGTCTACAAGTAGTAGGTTAGAGTTAGACCAAGATGGTGATGAAACTGGAGTGATGGAAACTGATGATGGAGTTGAATCTCATGGCGATCCTAATGACGTGGACAATGATGATGTTTCTGATGATTCGATATCCAGCGTAGACGTCTCTCCCGATGAAGTTGTGGGAGTAATAGGTCAAAAACGTTTCTGGAGAGCAAGGAAAGCTATTGCCAA CCAACAAAGAATATTTGCGGTTCAACTATTTGAGTTGCACAGGCTGATTAAG GTTCAAAGACTTATTGCTTCATCATCGGATGTCTTGCTCGATGAGATCAGTTATCTTGGAAATGTTCCAGTGAAGAAGCTTCTTCCCTCTGAATTTATAGTAAAGCCTCCTCCTCTACCACACGCTACCAAACACAGAAGGGGCGACCCGGAGAAGACTGACCAAGATAAAATGGAATGCTCAGCTGAGAACGTAGTCGGGAAGTTGTCAAACCAAGGTCAGCAGCATCAACCGTCCAACTACATGCCTTTTGCGAGCAACCCACCAACAGCTGTAAATGGATGTTACTATCCTCCTCCTCCCTCTGGAGGAAATCAGCAATGGTTGATCCCTGTAATGTCTCCTTCCGAAGGACTAATATACAAGCCTCACCCTGGTCCAGGGCCGCCCGTCTGTGGAGGCTATTATGGTCATTTTATGCCTGCACCGATGATGATGGGTAGTTTCATGGGCGGTGGTCCACCTCCGTTTCACCCGGGCGTTGGCAATGGCTACTTCCCTCCTTATGGTATGATGAACCCTTACGGTTCAGGCcatcaacaacaacagcagCCCAGTGAGCAAATGAATCAGTTTGTGCATCCTGTGAACACCCAACAACAGATCTCCGTGAATGAAGCGATCTCACAACAACAGCCAACAAAATCTTATCCTCGGGCTAGAAAGAGCAGGCAAAGGAGCACAGGAAGCAGTCCAAGGGGTCCAGAGGGGATCTCTGATACGAACTCCTTTCGGCCATTGTCAGtggttgatgatgatgacaacAATGAGCCTGAGCAAATGATGACGACtaccacaacaacaacaagaacaacTGTTACTCAGACAACAAGAGATGGAGGTGCGGTGACGAGAGTGATCAAGGTGGTTCCGCACAACGCCAAGCTGGCGAGTGAGAATGCTGCTAGGATTTTCCGGTCGATACAAGAAGAACGTAAACACTACGACTCCTTTTCTAACCACTCTTAA
- the LOC103864706 gene encoding putative protease Do-like 3, mitochondrial isoform X2, whose translation MNGLFQQEKEQPVVNEANNTTPSVTHQEKEESSVDEAKNTTPSVTHEEKEESVVDVAKKTTPSVNHKEKEESSVDEAKKTTPPSAIDLALNSVVKVFTVSSKPRLFQPWQISMQNECSGSGFLISGKKIITNAHVVDNHTSVKVQKHGSATMYKAKVRMIGHECDLAILEVDNDEFWEGMKFLELGDVPKLQEEVHLVGYPCGGDSISVTKGVVSRVELKEYSHSSTELLTIQIDAAINSGNSGGPVFLGNKVAGVAFEGLFWSDGIGYMIPTPVVKHFLDCIEEKHVSFGSMNISYQTMGNAQIRDYFKMSKDMTGILVNEINPLSDAYNFLKKDDVILAIDGVSIGNDSKVPFLNQDTVDFKHLVSMKKPSETALIKVLREGKECEFNVGLKPVQPLVPLHNFDKIRSYYIYGGFLFVPLSQPYIDGSDMCECSSKKMPKKASEQIVIISQILEDDINAGYASFEDLQVKKVNGIEVDNLKHLCQVIEECSTGFLRLDLENEKVLILNNKLARKANSTILKELKIPSAMSDDLQPRQVNRSRLVSPRHSKKNN comes from the exons catgaagagaaagaagaatctGTTGTGGATGTAGCAAAAAAGACAACTCCGTCGGTTAATcataaagagaaagaagaatctAGTGTGGATGAAGCAAAAAAGACAACTCCTCCTTCTGCTATTGATTTAGCTCTTAACTCAGTGGTTAAGGTCTTCACCGTCTCTAGCAAGCCTAGACTTTTTCAACCATGGCAGATTAGTATGCAGAATGAATGCTCTGGCTCTG GATTTTTAATCTCGGGAAAGAAGATTATTACAAATGCGCATGTGGTGGATAATCACACATCAGTTAAAGTACAAAAGCACGGTTCAGCCACCATGTACAAAGCAAAAGTTCGAATGATTGGGCATGAATGTGATTTAGCCATCTTGGAGGTCGATAACGATGAGTTTTGGGAGGGAATGAAATTCTTGGAGCTTGGAGACGTACCCAAGCTGCAGGAAGAGGTGCACCTTGTTGGCTATCCTTGTG GTGGTGACAGTATATCCGTTACAAAAGGTGTTGTGTCGAGAGTTGAACTAAAAGAATATAGTCACAGCTCGACAGAGCTACTCACAATACAAATAGATGCAGCTATCAATTCTGGAAATAGTGGTGGTCCTGTATTTTTGGGAAACAAAGTGGCTGGtgtagcatttgaaggtttgttCTGGTCCGATGGTATTGG TTACATGATTCCAACTCCAGTAGTTAAGCACTTTTTAGACTGTATTGAAGAAAAACATGTTAGTTTCGGCTCAATGAATATATCATATCAGACGATGGGGAATGCACAAATTCGTGACTATTTCAAGATGAGCAAAGATATGACAGGGATTCTTGTAAACGAAATAAACCCGCTGTCCGATGCTTACAACTTTCTGAAAAAGGATGATGTTATTCTCGCCATTGATGGTGTTTCTATAGGAAATGATAGTAAAG TCCCGTTTCTTAACCAGGACACCGTAGATTTCAAGCATTTGGTCTCTATGAAGAAACCATCTGAAACAGCTCTAATTAAAGTATTAAGAGAGGGGAAAGAGTGTGAGTTCAATGTCGGTCTAAAACCT GTGCAACCACTAGTTCCATTGCATAATTTTGACAAGATACGAAGTTACTATATATACGGAGGGTTTCTTTTTGTACCTCTATCTCAACCATACATTGATGGCTCTGATATGTGCGAGTGTTCTTCCAAAAAGATGCCCAAGAAAGCCAGTGAACAGATAGTAATCATTTCTCAG ATCTTAGAGGATGACATCAATGCAGGATACGCCAGTTTTGAAGATTTACAG GTGAAGAAAGTGAATGGAATTGAAGTGGATAATCTGAAGCATCTATGTCAAGTCATAGAGGAGTGTAGCACCGGGTTTTTGAGGCTGGATTTGGAAAATGAAAAGGTTCTCATCCTCAACAATAAGTTGGCACGAAAAGCAAATTCTACGATCTTGAAAGAACTCAAAATACCGTCGGCCATGTCCGATGACCTTCAACCTAGACAGGTGAACAGGAGCCGCTTAGTTAGTCCTCGGCATAGcaagaaaaataattag